A single genomic interval of Shewanella halotolerans harbors:
- a CDS encoding BatD family protein, with amino-acid sequence MVIRRFLTLACLALCLSAPAYALTKVETSVDRNPAIQGEYLVLSIKADDDVDNASLDTSGLLKDFIVGRTSVSRSTQIMNFDASKETRWQILLAPKKIGTVIIPAMTIDNISSDPIELKVAAPGSQPEQMKNLFIRSSVSTETAYVGQLITYKVKLYLGVELQRGVLSAPNVEGAQLKQLGDDIDGTEIIDGRRYRVIERTYSLIADEPGTLSLSGASFSGDVLVESSRRGGMFSFNESRPMQAKAAPSEIEVLPIPAGYQGDWLVSDLVVLKEDWKKDVQYQVGVPITRNISLLASNADDTSLPSISLSLPDSFKVYPEKPQRKTYVRDKQVVAQLNQTTAIVPTQPGSYTLPEIRIPWWNSRTQKQEFATLPARTVSVAPASAGQESPQLTTVTPQGDSAGLWPAISALFALLWLATISLWYRHYQAYRYRAAPSGANEGTASHAPEATDALRQFETACRNGKTGDALVALQRHMSQQAGKPMTLTDIAAVSYDLDQAIQAIQRQGYSPDGQGLEVEKVITAVKNAPKTAPHSTPSALRPLNPL; translated from the coding sequence GTGGTAATACGACGCTTTTTGACCTTAGCCTGTTTGGCGCTCTGCCTATCGGCGCCGGCCTATGCCTTAACCAAGGTAGAAACATCGGTAGACAGAAATCCCGCCATCCAGGGGGAATATCTGGTGCTCAGCATCAAGGCCGATGACGATGTGGACAACGCCAGCCTGGATACCAGCGGCCTATTAAAGGACTTTATCGTCGGTCGCACCAGTGTCAGTCGTAGCACCCAGATCATGAACTTCGACGCCAGCAAAGAGACCCGCTGGCAGATCCTGCTGGCGCCCAAGAAGATCGGCACTGTGATCATCCCCGCCATGACCATAGACAACATCAGCTCAGATCCCATAGAGCTCAAGGTGGCCGCCCCCGGCAGCCAACCCGAGCAGATGAAGAATCTGTTTATCCGCAGCAGCGTCTCGACCGAGACCGCCTATGTGGGTCAGCTGATCACCTATAAGGTCAAGCTCTACCTGGGCGTCGAGCTGCAACGGGGCGTGCTCAGCGCGCCCAACGTCGAAGGGGCGCAGCTTAAGCAATTGGGGGACGATATCGATGGCACAGAGATCATCGACGGCCGCCGCTACCGGGTGATCGAGCGCACCTATAGCCTGATCGCCGACGAGCCCGGCACGCTGTCGCTCTCCGGCGCCAGCTTCTCGGGCGATGTCTTAGTGGAATCCTCCCGTCGCGGCGGCATGTTCTCCTTCAATGAGAGCCGTCCCATGCAGGCCAAGGCCGCCCCGAGTGAGATAGAGGTGTTACCTATCCCCGCAGGCTATCAGGGCGACTGGCTGGTCAGCGATCTCGTGGTCTTAAAAGAGGACTGGAAGAAAGATGTCCAATATCAGGTAGGCGTGCCCATTACCCGCAACATCAGCCTGCTGGCCTCCAATGCCGACGACACCAGCCTGCCCAGCATCAGCCTGAGCCTGCCTGATTCCTTTAAGGTCTATCCGGAAAAGCCTCAACGCAAGACCTATGTGCGCGATAAGCAGGTGGTCGCCCAGCTTAACCAGACCACGGCCATAGTCCCGACACAGCCCGGCAGCTATACCCTGCCCGAGATCCGTATTCCCTGGTGGAACAGCCGTACCCAGAAGCAGGAGTTCGCCACCCTGCCCGCGCGCACCGTCAGCGTCGCGCCGGCAAGCGCCGGCCAGGAGAGTCCGCAGCTCACCACGGTAACACCGCAAGGTGATTCTGCTGGTCTCTGGCCTGCCATCAGCGCGCTGTTTGCCCTGCTGTGGTTGGCGACTATCTCGCTCTGGTACCGTCACTACCAAGCTTATCGTTATCGCGCTGCGCCAAGCGGTGCAAACGAAGGGACTGCGAGTCACGCGCCCGAAGCCACGGATGCATTACGCCAATTTGAAACCGCCTGCCGGAATGGCAAAACGGGTGATGCCCTGGTCGCCCTGCAGCGTCACATGAGCCAGCAGGCGGGCAAGCCGATGACCCTGACCGATATCGCCGCCGTAAGCTACGATCTCGACCAGGCGATTCAAGCCATTCAGCGTCAGGGTTACAGCCCAGATGGCCAAGGGCTAGAGGTTGAAAAAGTGATCACAGCGGTGAAAAATGCCCCAAAAACTGCGCCCCACAGCACACCATCTGCTTTAAGGCCCTTAAATCCACTATAA